The genomic interval actttatatatatatattcaattaacaaaataaataaaagaagtAGGATGGGTGTAATTTTATATAGAACAGATAACATTCTCTTTTTTCGCTccattttttataaattattattatttgatttgtGAACTTTGACTGAAGTCAAATGTGAACACACACACCTTGTCCTATTTTACCcaagtttgaatttttttagagTAAATTAATTATTCAAACAAGTCTCAAAACTTGGCCACTCGGGTTGAATTAATCAACCAATTACTAATTCATACACAAGCACTTGATAACAAAGACTAGGACGGTATCACATATTTATTTTCGTAAGACAAGTCTATCTGATCCATATTtataatgaaaataatattatttaatgagtCGAGTTAAAGATATTTCTCACTCTGTATCATAGAAGttttcatgtatttaaatttatatgtctGTATTTCTAGGAAAAATgatagaaattttttaaaaaataatttattgctAAGACCATATACTTTAGGAGATAAAATCAGTTAGGTAAAATAactattttataaattataaaataattatattcaaTACAAAATAAATTCTGAATCCATGATTGTGCTTATAATAAGACATGATTTGATGGGATTTTTGTGGATTttgattttataatatttagggTTTTGTACTATTTTGGGTGTAGAATTTTCAACCCAACGAAGTGATCCGACTGCTTTCGTGGTGGCTAACGGGTTTTGGCATTATAAATAaagcaaaaatttatgtgatacgatctcacggattgtattttgtgagacggattttttatttggatcatccatgaaaaaatattattttttatgctaagagtattactttttattgtgaatatcagaagggttgacatgtctcacagataaaaattcgtgagacgatatcacagataaagattcgtgagaacgtctcacaagagacatgcTCTATAAATAATTTTCCTTGAAGATTTATTAATAAGTTCCAAAACTTCTCAACAACTATTTTATATCTAAAATGTCAAATTATTAATTTCAAATCCAAACTCTAttttactttaaattaaatgtCAAAGATAACCATAGATGACTTGTAATTGATTTGACACCAATATATCAATTTTGAAAACAAATATAACAAATATCATCTTCGGGtcggaaaaaaaaatcaaattagacgaaattttattttttgcataTATTTTTTCTTGAACATGTTGGAAATAgatattttgattttgaaacaaggttttatcaaaatttattttgagAAATTTGCAATCTAATTTTATATGTTTGTTTTTTTCGTTATTTTGGTCTTTTATTCTTTCTAATTTCATTCTTAATtctatatttttcaattttagtcatttttaagcgatattgttgatataataGTGGTACAATAAACACAATTGTTATATTATCTTCACATTTGCGCCACATCACTACCACTTCTGAAAGAAGAACTAAAATTGTGTACAACTTGATATCGTGTATAACCAAACAACAAAGAGTAAATTTACAAgagtaaaatttaaattttctcaATTGAATCGAATTTTTATTCTAAATtctctcatatatatatatatatatatatatatatatatatatatatatatatatatatatatatatataattgtaaaTATGTAAGGTGGGGGTTGATTTTGTGGTGCCACTAGGTCCCATGAACAGAACACCCACACATTATGTTCTCCACAATTACATTAATAATTCCAAAAGCATGTACTATGTTCCCCAAAAGAACAGCCAAGATGTCTGATCAGGTCGGTGTCACatctatataattaaataaattataatttatttttctaagttagcatttttaaataatttaaatgttgGGGGGGTTTGGTAGGTTTCCACTTTTGTCATCTTCTAGGTAATAGACCTGTTGACTTTTGCTAGAAATAGAAACCATTACTTCAGCCAATTGAACAAAAGCATCAGATggaatttatttatgtttgtttttttatttattcatatTAAAAACGTTTTACTTAAAATTATAATTGTCGATGATAACGATAATGTaagtttaatattttaaatcatacaaTATATCAAACATATTATAATATTTCGTTTGTACCAACAAAGATAATACTTTTCGACACTTTTTAAAGCATCTCAATTAACTACGTTATGGGatgattatatttttcattattaacACTGGGTTTTGGTGTTCGGTGTtaatttttcattcaaaattaTTGGAAAAAAGTAACGTAAGAGAGATCAATTAATTGGATTTTTTCCTGAATACatgaaatattaatattattgaagtagctaatttttttaaaaaaaaattgggcatTTTAGTAATTGTGCATCATTGGGAAAAAAGCAGGGTTAATTTAAAggtctaaaaaaatattaagaaaCTAATATGTCtttcttttttgaaaaataaaacacaTTTCGCCCCGATATTATAAAAACTCAGACACATTTACTCCATCTTGTAGGGATTTTATGCCTGAATTTTAGAACATGAGATCTAAAATgctattaattttaaaacatcattttatttaaaggaTATTATGCATAAAAAATATATGGTTAAGTAGTCACTCTATGCTTATGATGCTTATTTAACTCACTATCCAAAATAATTTGAACACAATTTGTttgaattaagaatctaaaagTTACATACaattttgataatataaatTACCTAGCTATTTCTATTTTTGGTGCCATATTTAAgtttgagtaggtcttttgtgagacgctctcacgaatctttatctatgaaacgAGTCAATATCGATATCCACAATAAAAAGTTATACTCTTAGCacaaaaaagtaataattttcatggattacccaaataagatgtatgtctcacaaaatacgactcatgaattcgtctcacacaagtttttacctaagtttttgctatctttgttcttagcaatttttttttctcctaTATGACTATGATATGCCAACATGACGTTCACGAGTCACAACAAAGTATCATGTCAAAATTAtcgattaaaaataattttaaaaatatggttAAGTAACTGGTCTACATATCTAATGCATATTTAGATCACAATCAATTGTTATATTAAACACAATTTATttgaaacaaaattttattgatatatTATTCATAGAATATATTATGCTTTTGGTAGAAATTTAAAAGACCTAATTGATTAAAAGTAAGATTGGAAGGTTCCCATAAAACTAAAATTCAAAAACTTTAATCAACATCAATCGCCTGAATTTGGGTTTTTGTATGATGTATAATATTGGAGCTACACAGTTATTATCAGCTATAAATTTTGGTAAATTGATATACGCGTGACAATTACGAACTTTTTTTGCATAACTTCCAAaataattttgaacaaaaataaaTGAACAGTGATATTTGGACACATGTTATGTATTATATACATGGGTATGTTACTCAATTATACATATCAAAATATTGTCAcaacttcaaaaaaaattaaatattgttacttaagaaaataaattgcatatttcttaaaaatatattttgttaatattaattttttattaaattagacTTGCAAACCCGGTAGCACTCATCAGCCCACAGCTGTAGAAAGCCCAACAGCTTGATGGATTTGGGCCAGATTAATACAATATGCACACAGATATTTATTACACAAAATACAACTCATCAAAAAAGTAATGCAATTCATGAAAATCGAACACgaactgtaaaaaaaaaaataaaagaatttgatcacaatatcaatatcggatgatttttttctttttaaaacccTCGATGAGTGGTAGTTTTCTTCTGTGGATTAAAAACCCTACAATTCTTCCGAATTTCGCCGGCACTTCCCACAAGAACATCAATCTTGCTCATCTTGATCATTGCATTTGCAAAGTTATCACCAAATGGAAGCTTATTTGATGCAAAACTTTTGACGATCGGCGCAGTGGAGGGATCCAGGGCAAGTTTTTGATCAATCTCCAATATCCCTTTCTTGAATATGGTCTGATTATAGAACTGATTATCCACTACAAAGGATGTGCCTTGATCCAAGAAAGCTGTTGGATCTTTACTTAATGGCCTGGAAGCAGTCCCACATAATTTCAAAAGCCTAGCAGCCAATCCCCGATCCATCGTGGGGTCGGGTTTTCGGGTGCCCTGGAAATCGGAAAGCCGGTCCTGGAAAAATGCACAATGTGACACACCCACCGTGTGTGCGCCTAAGAGCGTGACCATGTCATTGAGTGTAAGCTTTTTCGCCCGGAAAAACGAAAATGCTTGAGGCACGGATAATGATGGACCAGGTAGATTGACATCTTCCATGTTGGAGACGAGGCCGTCGCGTCTTCCGGTTGGGACGTTGTATTTGGGTCCCCCGGCTAGCTCAACCGCATCTCGTGTTGCTAATGTGATGATATCGGCACATGATACGTTGGAGGGGCATGCGGTTTCGAGAGCTTTCTTGGCTGCATCTATCAGGTCATAACCTCGTACCGTTTCATTTGGTCCCGCATCCTTTTCCGAAGACTTGGATTTCGTGCGGTCAATCAGTATGGAAGCATCGCATCCctgtaaatttaaataattcttCATGTAAAAAACATATGATAAACATATGGAAAGTAAGGTTTCATAATTTACGTTGAAAATATCAAATTGATTAAAAAGAATATatgctataattttttttaacatttgGGTTTTTTTTCTTCTGTATATGGTAATAAAACTTATAGATATATGGAAAGTTGTGGTTATGTATGTTTGTTTATTTGCATCTTTTGTGTTTACGTTGTCACATTTCATTTTAGTCCGCTGTCTTTgatattttttgtaattttattcGTTATTCTGACGTAACGCTGATGTGACGCAAATTTGTGTGGTGTCACGTTAGTACTTCagatgaaaaataatttaaattgccAAAAGTCTGAAGATGAATGTCTAAAACAAATTTGACAACGTTAGCTAAGTAACAAAAAATTATATGATCAAAAATACAATTTTCCCACACACACATATgtgtattaatttttttagaaaagatGTTTAAAGCTCAAATGATCCCATGAACAAAAAACCTATTTAGAGTTTACCTTAGTTGAATCTAAACTCGAACAAATCACACTCCTAACTCAATTTGAGCCAAAACCCGAGTGAAAATAAGCAAATTTATCCAAAAAATTGAAGTCAAACTCGAATATATAACATACATATATaagtacatatatataagcGGATCAGTGGAGTTTGTTAACAACTTACCCTAACAAAACAATCATGAAAATGCATTCGAAGCAATGCTGCAGTGATCGAACGATCCGTGCTAAACCTGTTCTGCACGACTTGTCGCACGATCTTTTCGGCGTTGGGGCATGAAGAACTGTAGAAC from Primulina eburnea isolate SZY01 chromosome 17, ASM2296580v1, whole genome shotgun sequence carries:
- the LOC140818404 gene encoding peroxidase 44-like, with protein sequence MEKKIAIFVGCCILNLASAQLRVGFYSSSCPNAEKIVRQVVQNRFSTDRSITAALLRMHFHDCFVRGCDASILIDRTKSKSSEKDAGPNETVRGYDLIDAAKKALETACPSNVSCADIITLATRDAVELAGGPKYNVPTGRRDGLVSNMEDVNLPGPSLSVPQAFSFFRAKKLTLNDMVTLLGAHTVGVSHCAFFQDRLSDFQGTRKPDPTMDRGLAARLLKLCGTASRPLSKDPTAFLDQGTSFVVDNQFYNQTIFKKGILEIDQKLALDPSTAPIVKSFASNKLPFGDNFANAMIKMSKIDVLVGSAGEIRKNCRVFNPQKKTTTHRGF